TTTGGGCGGCTACTTAAACCTCTTTTCTGCATAGGATTCGCATGCGCACTAGGGCTAATGCTACTCAATGTTATGGCGCAACCGGTTATTCCAGTGGCCCTAATTACTGGCGCAACCTACCTGGGGATTGCCAGATTTTCAAGAGCCTTCGGTGCAACAGAGTTTAACATACTCTGGAACGCCATCAAAGGAAGCGTCGGGTTCTAACTATTTTTGATGACCGAAGAAAAGCGCGTTAAACCCGTTAACGTCGGGGTAATAGGCGCAGGATATTGGGGAAGAAAAGTAATCCAAGAATACCTTAACTTGAGCCAGATCAACAAGGACATAAAACTGCTCGCTGTGAGCGATGTATCACCGAAAAGTCTAGCACTCTACAAAGACAAAGTGCACATTCCTTTCCTGTACTCAGATTTCCAGGAGCTCCTTGAACATCCAGACATAGACGCAGTCCATATATGTACTCCAAACGAAACCCACTACAACATCGGCATGAACGCGTTGAAGGCAGGCAAACATGTTCTGATGGAGAAACCTATCGCTGTAACATCTCAACAAGCATCTGAATTAGTTTCGTTCGCTCGCTCCACTGAAAGAATTCTCGGCGTCGGACACATATACAGATTCAACAACGCAATCGACGAAGCAAGACGGATTGTTCAAAGCAGGAAGTTAGGGCGTTTGTTCCATGTGCGCCTACAATGGACAACCTATGAATCATTAATGCTTGGACGGGACATAATCTTCGACTTAGGACCTCACCCAATCGATATTATGAATAAGCTTCTTGATGACTGGCCTGAAACAGTCAACTGCAACGCAATATCTTGCCGGCAGACGAATGAAGAGGTCGCGTATATCTCCTGTGAATTCAAAGACGGACTCTCATCCCAAGTAGAGATGAGCTGGCTTCTACCTGGAAAGGTAAGAGAACTGTCAATCATAGGATCCGAAGGTTCACTCAAAATCGACTGTTTAAACCAGAAGATGGAGCTATACAACGGCAACCACCACACATTAACGTTAGAGGCAGCGGCTAACAACACAATTCTGTCCGAGATAACGCATTTTGTGCAAAACGTCTCAAAGGTTAGAGACGAAAAGGCACAAGTTACTCTTCAGAACGGTGGGGTTTTAGGTGCGCGTGTAGTCGATGTTCTAGCCGCAGCAAAAGAATCTCGCCGCAACAAGAGAGCAGTTCATGTCAACTACAACAGATACGACTGAATTGGAACAGGCCAAGCAACAGGCATCTGAAACGCCTGGATCGAACTTCAGCGTAATCAAGAGCATCATAACAGGTCGAAAAACAAGGATTTACGATCAAGTTAACCTGTACAAATGCCACATCGGAGAAAACTGCAAAATAGACGCGTACGTCTATATCGAGGAAGGCGTACGTATCGGAAACAACTGCAAGATCCGCGCCTTCGCGTTCATCCCGACCGGGGTCACTATCGGCGATAACGTATTCATCGGACCTCGAGTCACCTTCACCAACGACAAGTACCCCCGGGTAAACGGTGAGTGGCAGCTCCTGAAAACCGTTGTACAAGACGATTCATCTATAGGTGCTGGAAGCATAATTCTCCCAGGCGTAAATATCGGACGGAACGCACTAATTGGAGCAGGATCTGTCGTAACATGTAACGTGCCCGACTCTGCAATAGTAGCAGGCGTCCCAGCTAGACTTGTAAGGTTCAAGAAAGGAAAATGAGTGTCTCGCCTCGAAACACAATCATCGCTATTATCCCTGTGTACGCGGAGTACACTATAGGCAAAGTGATAAAGCAGTTCAAAGACGGACTAGTCGATGAAATCTGCGTAGTACTCGATTCACCAGATCCTGATATCGCAGATATGGTGATCAACGCCGAGACAACAACACCAATAAAGATAATCAAAAACAAACAGCGAAGCGGGATCGGTGCAGCTATCAGACAAGGATTCGAGTATGCGCTCACAAAAGGGTTTAGCATAGTTGTGGTTATGGCTGGAAACGGAAAGGACACACCTCTCGAAATTCCTGTGCTTCTCAACCCAATCGTTAACGACGGTTACGATTACGTTCAAGGCTCCCGATATCTTCCAGGAGGCAGACCAGTCAATACTCCAATAGTTAGACGCATATTCATCAGGCTCTTCCCTGTAGTCTGGAGGTTATCAACAGGATTCAAATGCACCGATGTTACCAACGGCTTCAGAGCATACAAGATCAGGCTAATCACGGATAGCCGAGTTAATATCAGACAGAACTGGTTATGCGGATACGCTTTAGAATACTACATACATTACAAAGCAATTACCCTGAAATACAAAGTTACCGAGGTTCCCGTCTCAAAGGTGTATCACTCGCGAACCAACTACTCAAAAATCTCGCCGCTTAAACACTGGTGGCAGATACTGGGCCCGTTAATCACGTTGCGATTAGGGATACACAAGTAAAACATTTTTCCCGGTAGGTTAGCTGCAAATAGAAACGGTGTCCTTTGAGACCGGAGGAGCAAACGAGACTCAAGCTTTAGAGTCCCTGCTTCACTTCTGGGGCATCAGCCACCTTCGAGGCGAGTCAGGCAGCGGACAGATTCATATCAGGAGGATAAAAGAGTGTAGCCCACTGAATAGTCAGTATCCGACGGGGGTTCAACTGCTCATAGTCGACAGCGAAGTTATGCCGCAGTTCCTTCAATCTAACAATATTCAGTTCTGGTGCTGCGACAACGTGCAGGTACCCGTTAAAATTGATGGTAATGCCGCTTTCACAGTTTCGATCAACAGGTTATACGTCCTAAGGCGCCCAGGCTTAGTATCGGTTGAACGGGTAGGTGGTTTTGATCTAGTATATCGAGTAGAAGGAACACGAACCTACCTTGCAGCATTTGATATCTTGAAGCTCTTCGACTCAACCTTAAAGGAGAGTTTGGAGGATATCCCATCGACTGCTTTCCGGATATTCGCGCATCTGCCTTTTTCATACAGTCTCATTCCAAAGCAGGCTAGGAACTACCTGTTGAGGCGAAGCGCTAAGAGACATACAATCCCACAATATAGCAGGTTCTGTTTAATTGACGGGTTGTCATACCTATTTTTAGCACTGTTATTAATCTCCTCCAAGAAGATTATCCCCACATTATCATTCTGGAAAGATGACCGGAAGTATGCTTTCGCAGTGACTCATGATGTGGAGTCGAGAAATGGATTTGAGAAGCAGAGCTTGAATATTAGACAAATCGAAGAGAGCCTCGGGATCAAGTCTCTATGGAACTTCCCTTCGCACAGATACCATATCTCTCAGGACGGTATTCGAGAGGTGGTTCAGAAGCACATCATAGGTGTACACGACACTACTCATGACGGCCGGCTTGCCCTACTGGAGGATGACGAGATAATTCGCAGGCTGACTCTTTGCAGAGAGCGAATCAGCGAGCTCTCTGGATCACAGATAGCTGGTTTTAGAGCTCCGCTGCTTCAACACACCCAAAGTCTTCTCAAAGGTGTCTATGAAGCCGGTTTCACTTACGACAGCTCCTGTCCTACTTGGGAGCCTGTCTCAAGCTTGAACGGCAAAAGCCATGGAGTCAGAACTGTATTCCCCATAAACCTTGACGGTTTAACAGAGATCCCGGTAACGCTTACGCAGGATCATCAAATGATTTGCCTTCTAAAAACTCATCCTGAGAAATGTGTTCAGCAATGGTTGGCGCAGTCGAACTGGATAAAACAGGTAGGTGGAATAGTGTTGCTACTAGTTCACCCCGAATACTCTTTCTCAGAGCCTCAATACATCCCACTCTACAGAATTCTTCTCAGCTCCTTCGCATCGGACAAGACCTGCTGGATTACTAACACAGATGATTTAGCAGCATGGTGGCGGGTAAGATACGAGTCAAGCGTGAAGGAGAAAAACGGGAACATTGAGGTAGAGATAGTTGATGGCGGATCATTCGAAACGGACGCCTTAAAGATCAGACTGTTCACCTCATACGATGATGTTAACGGGTTTCACTCTATGCCACGCGAAGAACGCGTTAGTTACGTCGCCAGTTAGATTAGGTAGCTAATCAAATGCCCAAGCACACACTAGTTTTTTTCCTAGATGCTATTCGCTTTGATTACTTGATGGATGGATATATGCCGTATTTAGCGGATCTCGGGAAGACTGGGAACGCGTTTAGGCTTAATACGATACTTGCGTTCGATGGGATTGCCCCAACTGCTTACACAGGAGTTTACCCGGATAGCCACTCTATATGGACACAGTTTGTTCTGGATGAGAATGGACAATTTAACTGGCTCAAGCCGTTCATACCTGTAGCGACAGGGCTGGACAAGTTATTTAGTTTGTCTCAAACATCAAAGAAGATCTTTCGTCACTCACTTCTAACCCTTTCAAAGATGAATGGGCGATTGAGCGGCTACCCTAGTATCGGCCAGATCCCACTGAACTTTCTCACGAGATTCGGTGTATCTACGCAGGAGAACTTTCTCACGACGGACAGCATCAACAGTTACCCTACCTTCCTCTCGATATTGAGGAAGAGCGGTGTAAGCGTGCAGATAGTTGATCATCCGGAGCTGGGCTCAGATAACGATGTTGTTGAATCCGCTCTGGAGATCAAGCGACCATCCGAAGTTACTTTCCTCAGGCTTTGGGATCTAGACTCGATAACTCATAGAAATGGAGTTAAATCGGAAGCGGCCCGGAGGGCAATAAAAGAAAACGACCAAAACGTGAAACGCGTAGTTGAACACTTTCAGCAGATTACACATGACACGGTTAACGTTTTAGTCTTCGCGGATCACGGAATGGTAAACGTGAAAGGCAACGTAGATCTTGTGAAGACACTTAATGAGAGTGGACTTCACCTGGGTATTGATTACCTAGCGTTTCTGGATTCAACAATCGCCCGCTTCTGGGCTGAAGATGACGTAATTCGCAGGATCGGGGCGACTCTGCAATATTTGGATGGCGGCAGAATCCTGAATAAAAAAGACCTTCAGACGCTTCATATTCCGGCTACAGACCCGCATGGAAAACTTCTATTTCTCGCCGACCCCGGTATTGTAATTCGACCTAACTTCTTTCAAGGAGCAGCCTCAATCGCAGCAATGCATGGTTATGATCCATCCACACCTGATATGGATACAATCTTTGTGACGAACATACCAAATCGCCGTAACAATAAGAGTATTCATGGTAGTGGCGATAACGGAGCGAATGCGCAGATGGTTGATATCGCTCCAACTATCCTTGACGCTTTAGGTTACGAGTACCCAAGCCACATGCTTGGGAAATCTCTTCTGGCCTAAGATTCTCTGCTGGGTGCCGTAATAACAACAGATAGTCAACGCGCGAACTGGTTTTTGATAATAACAATTAGTGGCTTAGACGGCTCAGGAAAGAGCACCGTCGCACAGAAATTGGTAAAGACATTGCGATCTCGAGGAGTCCGTTGCCGTTATATTTGGATGGGTTGGAAACCGTCCGTTTCCTACCCGTTTTTAGGACTAATGAGGCTGAC
The sequence above is a segment of the Nitrososphaerota archaeon genome. Coding sequences within it:
- a CDS encoding Gfo/Idh/MocA family oxidoreductase → MTEEKRVKPVNVGVIGAGYWGRKVIQEYLNLSQINKDIKLLAVSDVSPKSLALYKDKVHIPFLYSDFQELLEHPDIDAVHICTPNETHYNIGMNALKAGKHVLMEKPIAVTSQQASELVSFARSTERILGVGHIYRFNNAIDEARRIVQSRKLGRLFHVRLQWTTYESLMLGRDIIFDLGPHPIDIMNKLLDDWPETVNCNAISCRQTNEEVAYISCEFKDGLSSQVEMSWLLPGKVRELSIIGSEGSLKIDCLNQKMELYNGNHHTLTLEAAANNTILSEITHFVQNVSKVRDEKAQVTLQNGGVLGARVVDVLAAAKESRRNKRAVHVNYNRYD
- a CDS encoding glycosyltransferase family 2 protein, giving the protein MSVSPRNTIIAIIPVYAEYTIGKVIKQFKDGLVDEICVVLDSPDPDIADMVINAETTTPIKIIKNKQRSGIGAAIRQGFEYALTKGFSIVVVMAGNGKDTPLEIPVLLNPIVNDGYDYVQGSRYLPGGRPVNTPIVRRIFIRLFPVVWRLSTGFKCTDVTNGFRAYKIRLITDSRVNIRQNWLCGYALEYYIHYKAITLKYKVTEVPVSKVYHSRTNYSKISPLKHWWQILGPLITLRLGIHK
- a CDS encoding alkaline phosphatase family protein; translated protein: MPKHTLVFFLDAIRFDYLMDGYMPYLADLGKTGNAFRLNTILAFDGIAPTAYTGVYPDSHSIWTQFVLDENGQFNWLKPFIPVATGLDKLFSLSQTSKKIFRHSLLTLSKMNGRLSGYPSIGQIPLNFLTRFGVSTQENFLTTDSINSYPTFLSILRKSGVSVQIVDHPELGSDNDVVESALEIKRPSEVTFLRLWDLDSITHRNGVKSEAARRAIKENDQNVKRVVEHFQQITHDTVNVLVFADHGMVNVKGNVDLVKTLNESGLHLGIDYLAFLDSTIARFWAEDDVIRRIGATLQYLDGGRILNKKDLQTLHIPATDPHGKLLFLADPGIVIRPNFFQGAASIAAMHGYDPSTPDMDTIFVTNIPNRRNNKSIHGSGDNGANAQMVDIAPTILDALGYEYPSHMLGKSLLA